From a single Mobula birostris isolate sMobBir1 chromosome 13, sMobBir1.hap1, whole genome shotgun sequence genomic region:
- the LOC140208686 gene encoding uncharacterized protein, giving the protein MAHQRVHTREQPFTCSDCGKGFTCSSKLKVHHRVHTGERPFTCSDCGKRFSISSHLLIHQAVHTEVRDFICSVCGKRFSQSSNLQRHQRVHTGEKPFTCSDCGKGFTRSSHLQSHQRVHTGEGLFTCSDCGKAFTQASHLRRHQSVHNGERPFTCSVCGKTFTQLSNLQTHQRIHTGEKPFTCSDCGKGFTQLANLQTHQSVHTGKRPFTCSDCGKGFTTSSHLLSHQSVHTAVRDFTCLDCGKRFSQSSNLQTHKRVHTGEKPFTCSDCGKGFTRSSNLQSHQRVHTGE; this is encoded by the coding sequence atggctcaccagcgagttcacaccagggagcagccgtttacctgctcagactgtgggaagggattcacttgctcatccaaactgaaggtacatcacagagttcacactggggagaggccgttcacctgctcagactgcgggaagcgATTCAGCATATCATCTCACCTTCTGATTCACCAGGCAGTTCACACTGAAGTGAGGGATTTCATCTGCTCAGTCtgcgggaagagattctctcagtcatccaacctacagagacaccagcgagttcacactggggagaagccattcacctgctcagactgtggaaagggattcacgcGGTCATCCCACCtgcagagtcaccagcgagttcacactggggaggggctgttcacctgctcagactgtgggaaggcattcactcaggcatctcacctacggagacaccagtcagttcacaatggagagaggccattcacctgctcagtctgtgggaagacattcactcagttatccaacctacagacacaccagcgaattcacactggggagaagccgttcacctgctcagactgtgggaagggattcacacagttagctaacctacaaacacaccagtcagttcacactgggaagaggccgttcacctgctcagactgtgggaagggattcaccacATCGTCTCACCTACTGagtcaccagtcagttcacactgcagtGAGGGATTTCACCTGcctagactgtgggaagagattctctcagtcatccaacctacagacacacaagcgagttcacactggggagaagccgttcacctgctcagactgtggaaagggattcactcgatcatccaacctacagagtcaccagcgagttcacactggggagtga